Proteins from a genomic interval of Caulobacter rhizosphaerae:
- a CDS encoding O-antigen ligase family protein, which translates to MAETGERRRSAGPRPFLIPSVYILFVLLTLMVVAPIITSGGQMTGDGNLFRQSSYIVLFGLTIWAVGALKQRAKLTTVPITLMLTVAWCWISLTWAIDPLIGARRLLLTTIIIWTIFMVIDDCGYDRTIKTTMIFLAGLLVANYIAIAVWPSAIHGLTDSMDAGLVGDWRGLLPQKNFTGAICALTILVFAFGGQRMWLAVRLGVIAGAAYYLFRTQSKTSMGMLVTAAACGLIALRFNPKYRIALIPVLTIVSIVVMLSTMTWWDEMLGPFSRKDALTGRVQIWPHLIAFAEDHPFTGSGYGSFWNIGEDSPVYQYTRNWVSQLGNGHNGYLDLLVQIGIPGLVLAVVASILAPAGRLLGANTTARAQVALPAALLVFCAGHNMTESSLLDRDTIIEVFLMITIALTGVVLRRSSKPVRPSSSERRGASSAHLKSPTRA; encoded by the coding sequence ATGGCCGAAACCGGTGAGCGGCGCCGCAGCGCGGGACCACGGCCTTTCCTGATCCCGTCGGTCTATATTCTGTTCGTACTCCTGACCCTGATGGTGGTCGCGCCGATCATCACCAGCGGCGGGCAGATGACCGGCGACGGCAACCTCTTCCGCCAATCCAGCTACATCGTTCTGTTCGGGCTTACCATTTGGGCGGTCGGAGCCTTAAAGCAGCGCGCCAAGCTGACGACCGTTCCAATCACCCTGATGCTGACGGTCGCGTGGTGTTGGATCAGCCTGACCTGGGCGATCGATCCGCTCATCGGCGCCAGACGCCTCCTGCTGACCACGATCATCATCTGGACGATCTTCATGGTGATTGACGACTGCGGCTACGATCGCACGATCAAGACGACCATGATCTTCCTGGCCGGGCTGCTCGTGGCCAACTACATCGCAATCGCCGTGTGGCCGTCAGCCATACATGGCCTCACCGACTCGATGGACGCAGGGCTGGTCGGCGACTGGCGCGGGCTACTGCCGCAAAAGAACTTCACCGGTGCGATCTGCGCGCTGACGATACTGGTCTTCGCGTTTGGCGGCCAGCGGATGTGGCTGGCCGTCCGACTCGGCGTGATCGCCGGGGCCGCCTACTATCTCTTTCGAACCCAATCCAAGACATCGATGGGCATGTTGGTGACCGCCGCCGCTTGCGGCCTGATCGCCCTACGCTTCAATCCCAAGTATCGGATCGCTCTGATACCGGTTCTCACCATCGTCAGCATCGTCGTCATGCTCAGTACGATGACATGGTGGGACGAGATGCTTGGCCCCTTTTCCCGCAAGGACGCGCTGACCGGCCGAGTGCAGATCTGGCCGCACCTGATCGCGTTCGCCGAAGACCACCCCTTTACCGGCTCCGGCTATGGGTCGTTCTGGAACATCGGTGAAGATAGTCCGGTGTACCAGTACACGAGAAACTGGGTCAGCCAGCTCGGAAACGGGCACAACGGTTACCTGGACCTGCTGGTGCAGATCGGCATTCCGGGCCTGGTCCTGGCCGTTGTCGCCTCGATACTGGCGCCCGCGGGCAGGCTGCTGGGCGCCAACACGACCGCGCGCGCCCAAGTCGCCCTACCCGCGGCCCTTCTGGTCTTCTGCGCCGGCCATAACATGACCGAATCCAGTCTGCTCGATCGAGACACCATCATCGAGGTGTTCCTCATGATCACTATCGCGCTTACAGGCGTGGTCTTGCGACGTTCCTCCAAGCCGGTGCGTCCGTCCTCGTCCGAACGGCGCGGCGCTTCGTCGGCGCACCTAAAATCGCCGACCCGTGCTTGA